Proteins from one Flammeovirgaceae bacterium genomic window:
- a CDS encoding bifunctional (p)ppGpp synthetase/guanosine-3',5'-bis(diphosphate) 3'-pyrophosphohydrolase has product MVIDAAAEKKEIIGRYRRLLRKAKPFLEPGDAKLIKRAFTISMEAHKDMRRKSGEPYIFHPLAVAEICVEEIGLGTTSIIAALLHDVVEDTDIELDDIKRMFGKKIAKITDGLTKISGVFEYGTSAQAENFRKMLFTLSEDVRVILIKLADRLHNMRTLESMPRNKQLKIASETIYLYAPLAHRLGLNAIKSELEDLYLKFTDEGVYLDIASQMDDTKASRNKFIKQFIAPVKEELDKLNIGYEIKSRPKSIHSIWNKMKKQNIPFDEVYDLFAVRLILDTPEDQEKSYCWQAYSIVTDYYTPNPDRLRDWISTPKANGYESLHTTVMAKNGQWVEVQIRTRRMDEIAEKGYAAHWKYKDNSGSPESNLEKWLVHVRELLERQDLSALEFVDDFRGDLFNEEVFVFTPRGELKTLPNGATALDFAFEIHTDIGARCIGAKVNQKLVPINQVLKNGDQIEILTSAKQKPNEDWLRFVVSSKARSKIKDALKEDKKAIAEKGKETLLRKLKQIKLDPNSQVFEKMRAYFKVSSQFDLHFKVGKGLITVNDLKRFKEFKPPSPVKSKPQINDAKGVEQELSKTKGRYDDILLIGEDMDVVEYKLAKCCSPIPGDDVFGFVTVNEGIKIHRANCPNATELLASHGNRVIKAKWTSQHEVAFLTGLKVIGTDRVGLINDVSKIISEELKVNMSSISFRTDNGIFTGEIMLYVNDTRHLDLLMKKLEKVDGVVSANRFDSRNIENTNLEKVNSG; this is encoded by the coding sequence GTGGTAATTGATGCTGCAGCGGAGAAAAAGGAAATAATTGGCAGGTACCGAAGGTTGCTTCGCAAGGCCAAGCCCTTTTTGGAACCTGGTGATGCAAAGCTCATCAAGCGGGCATTCACGATCTCGATGGAGGCGCACAAAGACATGCGCAGAAAGTCGGGCGAGCCTTATATCTTTCACCCCTTGGCCGTGGCCGAAATCTGTGTCGAGGAGATCGGCCTGGGGACCACCTCCATCATTGCCGCCCTGCTGCACGATGTGGTGGAAGACACCGACATAGAGCTGGACGACATCAAACGGATGTTTGGCAAAAAGATTGCCAAAATCACGGATGGGCTTACAAAAATCAGCGGGGTGTTCGAATATGGCACCTCGGCACAGGCCGAGAATTTCAGGAAAATGCTGTTTACCCTTTCGGAAGACGTGAGGGTGATCCTGATCAAACTGGCCGACAGGCTGCACAACATGCGCACCCTGGAAAGCATGCCCCGCAACAAACAACTGAAAATCGCCTCCGAAACAATTTACCTGTATGCACCACTTGCGCACAGGCTTGGGCTAAACGCCATCAAAAGCGAACTGGAAGACCTATACCTCAAATTTACCGATGAAGGGGTGTACCTTGATATTGCTTCCCAAATGGATGACACCAAGGCCTCCAGGAACAAGTTCATCAAACAGTTCATTGCCCCAGTAAAAGAAGAATTGGACAAGCTGAACATTGGCTACGAGATAAAGAGCAGGCCAAAATCCATACACTCCATTTGGAATAAAATGAAAAAGCAGAATATTCCATTTGACGAGGTGTACGATTTGTTTGCCGTGCGCCTGATACTGGACACGCCCGAAGACCAGGAGAAATCCTATTGTTGGCAAGCCTACTCCATCGTTACCGATTATTACACGCCAAACCCGGACCGGCTGAGGGACTGGATAAGCACCCCCAAAGCCAACGGGTACGAATCGCTGCACACCACGGTAATGGCCAAAAACGGCCAGTGGGTAGAGGTGCAGATAAGGACCAGGCGCATGGACGAAATTGCCGAGAAGGGCTATGCGGCCCATTGGAAATACAAGGACAATTCAGGCAGCCCTGAGTCCAACCTGGAAAAATGGCTGGTGCACGTGAGGGAACTCCTGGAAAGGCAGGATTTGTCGGCACTGGAGTTTGTGGACGACTTCCGGGGCGACCTTTTCAACGAGGAGGTTTTTGTGTTTACGCCCAGGGGGGAGTTGAAAACCCTTCCCAACGGGGCCACCGCCCTGGACTTCGCCTTTGAAATCCATACCGATATTGGCGCCAGGTGCATTGGTGCCAAGGTGAACCAAAAGCTGGTCCCCATTAATCAGGTACTGAAAAATGGCGATCAGATCGAGATACTTACCTCCGCCAAACAAAAGCCCAATGAAGACTGGCTTCGGTTTGTCGTAAGCTCAAAGGCAAGGTCCAAGATCAAGGACGCATTAAAGGAAGACAAAAAGGCAATTGCCGAAAAAGGGAAAGAAACCTTATTGCGAAAGCTCAAGCAAATCAAACTGGACCCAAATAGCCAGGTGTTTGAAAAGATGAGGGCCTACTTTAAGGTAAGCTCTCAGTTCGATTTGCATTTCAAGGTTGGAAAAGGCCTGATCACCGTCAACGACCTAAAGCGGTTTAAGGAATTCAAGCCACCTTCCCCCGTCAAGTCAAAGCCCCAGATAAATGACGCCAAGGGCGTAGAACAGGAACTCTCCAAGACAAAAGGCAGGTACGATGATATCTTGTTGATAGGGGAAGACATGGACGTGGTAGAGTACAAACTGGCCAAATGCTGCTCCCCAATTCCTGGCGATGACGTATTTGGCTTTGTCACGGTAAATGAAGGGATAAAAATACACAGGGCCAATTGCCCCAATGCGACCGAACTACTGGCCAGCCATGGCAACAGGGTCATCAAGGCAAAATGGACCTCCCAGCATGAGGTGGCGTTCCTTACCGGGCTGAAGGTGATCGGGACCGATAGGGTAGGGCTGATAAACGATGTGTCTAAAATAATTTCGGAGGAATTGAAGGTGAATATGAGCTCCATTTCCTTCAGGACCGACAATGGCATTTTTACAGGGGAAATTATGCTTTATGTAAACGATACCCGCCACCTGGATTTATTGATGAAAAAACTGGAAAAGGTGGACGGGGTGGTTTCCGCCAACCGCTTTGACTCCAGGAATATTGAAAATACCAACCTGGAAAAGGTAAACAGCGGCTGA